The following is a genomic window from Lactococcus carnosus.
AAATTTGAATTTTATCCAGATTCGGATTAAAAAGATGAGAGACGTCCATTAACTTACCTCGCTTTATATAAAAAAAGGCACTATACTCCCCATGCCTTGTATTGATTTAATTATACTCTTTTTAGCTCATATTCGCAATATTCAGGTAATCAAATTAACTATCATACATAGGCGCAAGTAGAAATAGAGATATTTTCAAACTTAACCCTGTGTGTCCATCTAAAAACAAGTTGTAAAGGTAATTTTACAGTTGGTTTACTATATTGTAACTTAAGTTGACACGCCATCACAAATACAATGTAGTTGCCTCATAAAAAACCAGGGTTACCCACTTTATAAGCTGACCTAGACGATAACTGTTTTAACTTAAAATATAGCTGAATAGCCTCATCCGAAACGATCGTGTTATCAGTTAACATTTCTGAAGCGATGGCGTTACAAACTCTTGGTAAAATGTATTGTATCGCCTCTTTATTCTCTGCTAACTGATGGCTAGATTCTGTTAAAAGCGTCAATAATGTCGAATTTTCTTGACTTTTCATGGTATCGATCAGTTGCGTCATAAGCATAATTGCTTGCGTCCGTTGTTCTTTTTTATTCATCACTTATCTCTTTCTTTAGACACCCATGTCATATCAGATTGACAAGAGGACACTTGTCTAGTGACATAATCAATGCCTCATTTTAAGGTTATCATACACGCATTTATTGATTTGTGCAAGTAAAGACTGGACTGAATAGCAACTTTTAGGTACATCATTCTCTATTTTTTACAAGCAAGATATTTTTCATAGGAAGATGTCTAATCCCATGATGTGCTGGATCAACCGTAATCGCACCATCTGAGATAAAGCCTAGACGTTCATAAAAATGAAGCGCTTTTTCTCTAGCATTTGTCGTCACAACAAGGTTTACAGACTGGCCATCGTCCGCACTTTCAACTGAGTCAATCATGCTTTCAAAAGCAAAGTTAACTAGCTTAGTACCGGTTCCTTTAGCCTGATAGGTAGCATCAATCGCCATGGAAACTAATTGAAAATGACCTTTTGAGAGTTCGTAGAAAGACACTGTACCGACCAATCTATCTGATGTTACAGCGCCAAAAAAGAGATTTTCTTTTTCGATTTGCTTGCCATCTTCTGATAAAGGTGGCATCCCGATATCACCGTACAGCGCATGATTTCTTAATGCGACACTCTGTGTGTAAAGACCACTATTTTGACTATTAAACTGGATAAATTCCAAGCGACTCTCCTTTTTGGGAGAATCCTACATCTCCCCTAATAAAAAAGACCTAATGATACTAGGTTTTTTTAATGATGATTTTTAAAGTAACACTTACATGTCCGCTTTGATAGCCTGTGTTAATCGGACATTATCTGCAACCATCTGTTGCATGACTTCAGGTGAAAAATCGATTTCCTCTGAAAAGCAAGCATTTAAGACAGATTGGATTTCAAGTTGAAGTGCTTGACCTGCTTGCGTAAGCTGAATAACTAGCTGTCTCTTATCTTTTTCAGGTTGGATACGACGTAAATAGCCTTTTTCTTCTAACCTTTTAAGAAGCGGGGTTAGGGTATTACTGGATAGTTCTAAAGTATCACCTAGCTCATAAAGCTTAATGTTATCTTTTTCCCATAGGACTAAAAGCACGATATATTGCGTATATGTCAGATCAAATGCTAGCAATTTCTTTTTATAAAATTGGTTTAGCATGCGATTTGTATTATAGATTGCGTAACAAAGTTGATTGGTTAATTTAGGAAATTCTCGAAACATAACTACCTTTCAAATTAAATGATATGTAATTAATCATAGCATAAGTTATTTCCAAAGTAAATAATTGACAAGCCATCTTTAAAGCGATATTCTATAATTAGTCGTACGCGATTAATTATAGAATATGAGGAAATACAAATGTATCAATATGATGTTACTTTTATCGGTTCAGGACATGCAAACTGGCATGCTGCGGTTACCTTAGCACAAGCAGGCAAAAAGGTTGCGATTGTGGAGCATGATGTCGTAGCAGGCACATGTACAAACTATGGCTGTAATGCTAAGTATTTACTGGACACGCCTTTTGAATTTCTAGATGGTTTAGCACGTTATGAGCAAGCCGGAATTGCAACAAATGGTAGCATTAGTTGGGAACAACTGATGGCCTATAAGGAACGTGAAATACCGACATACGCGCCTATGATGGAAGGTGTATTTGATAATATGAATATTGACTTGCTTAAAGGGCATGGTCGATTAGTAGACACCCACGTTGTTGGTATTGATGAAGCTGAAGTGACTTCAGACTATATCGTGATCGGTACTGGCCAACGTTCAAATCATCTTAACATCACAGGTAGTGAGTATCTCCGTGATAGCCGTGATTTTCTAAGCCTTGCTAAAATGCCTAAGCACATCACCTTTATCGGTGCAGGAATTATCGCTATGGAATTTGCCACTATGGCGGCTAAATTAGGTTCTGAGGTTCATATTGTTGAATATGCTGATAAAGCCTTAATGGCCTATCAAGATAGCTATGTCAAGACAGTTGTCAACAAGTTGACAGCAGAAGGCGTAACCTTCCATTTTGGTGAGTCTGTCAATCAAGTCCTAGCTGTGAACGACACTTATCAAGTATCAACTGCTGCTGGCCTAACGATTGACACTGAGTATGTCTTAGATGCGACAGGCCGTATCTCAAATGTTGAAAATATCGGTTTAGAAACAGTCGGCATCAGCTATAATCGCTCAGGAATTGAAGTAAACGATCATTTACAAACGACTGTCCCTCATGTCTTTGCAAGTGGTGATGTTGTTGACAAACTAATCCCACGTTTGACACCGACTGCTAGTTTTGAGTCAGACTATATTGCATCATTTATTCTGGGCGCAACTACTGAAGCAATTCAATATCCAGTGGTGCCAAATATTGTCTTTACATTCCCAAGGATCGCACAAGTTGGCGTTAGTTTAAAAGAAGCAAATGCAGATAAGGATACGTATACAGTTTTCGAAGTCCCATTTGGCAAACAACTGCAATTCCAAACTAAGCTTGAAGATGACGCGCACATGACCTTTATCGTCAATCAAGATAAGGAATTAGTCGGCGCAAGTTTGCTAAGTAATGAAGCAGGAGATTTGATTAACTTTCTTACTTTAGTCATCAACAAAAAAATAACAGCTAAAGACCTCAACCAAATGATTTTTGCCTTTCCAGGTACAAGTAGTGGTCTTATCAATACACTTAAAACGATTTTAAGATAAGCATCTTGTTAGCTAGTCTAGCATCCGAAAACCCATATACAGGAAAAATCTGTATATGGGTTTTTATCTTTTTTTATTTGTCTCCAAAAACTGCTTTTGCTACTGAAATCGCATTTAATACTCTTGGAAAGCCAACATAGGGCAGACAGTGAATAAATGTCTCGACAATTTCCTCACGACGCAATCCGACATTTAAGGCCCCTTGTATATGAATTTTAAGTTGACTTGACGTATCTCCTTGCGTTAGCAAGCTGGTAATTGTGATCATCTCCCTTTGTTTCATATCTAGTATCCCACGTGTCTCAGCCTCATGGAATACGAGTAGCGTCTTTTGATCTAAGATCGGTGCGATATCTGTTAAACTCTCTGACACCAACTGACTTGCCACTTTACCAATTACTGCTTCACGAATGGTTAATCCGTTCTCGTATTTGTTCAAAATACTGCCTCCTTTTCTGTGATATAATCAGTATAAACTATCAAGTAGACTTGATAGCAAGCATTATTTTCATATCATGCTAGAAGGGTTTCACGTGAAACAAACTTATAAAATATCAGACATTGCGACACTTACTGGCTTATCTATTCCAACACTACGCTACTATGAAGAGATAGGCCTGCTACACCCTGCAAGGAACGCGACCAACTATCGCGTCTTTACTGATGATGATCTACGTTGGATCGCATTTATTAAACGCGCTAAGGCAACTGGCATGTCTCTAACAAAAATAATTGCTTATGCTAGACTACGTGAAAAAGGAGACAGTACCATACTAGATAGGATAAACATTTTGGTAGAACAAGAAATGATTTTACAACTTGAACAAGATAAATTACAAGCACATATTACATTTCTACAAGATAAAAAGGCATACTATGAAAACCTGCTAGACGATACTAAAAAATAAGCAGTTAAGCAAACATTCTGATAAGCCATTTCCTTGCTTAAAGTAAAAACCTATTATATGATTAACTAATCGGCTACATATTAACAGACGAAATAGGTATAAAAAACGACATGATGACAACAGTTTCCCCAGTCATTATGGTAGACACTTATACCAACAAAATTTAACTAATAGTTAGGGATTTTTATTGTCATGCATAACAAAACAAAAGCATATCTGGCCGCACTATCAAGTGCATTAATCATAGGATTATCATTTTTATTCGTAAAAACAACGCTTTTATATGTCTCCCCTCTAGACGCATTATCGCATAGATTCACGGTGGCATTTATAGTTGCTTCAGCATATCTGCTTATTTCAAAGAAAAAATTAAATTTAAGCATTCAAGATTGGCTATTCATAGCGCCATTGTCACTCCTATATCCAATACTTATGTTTTTATTCCAAGTACTTGGCTTGAGTCAAACATCTTCATCTCAGGCGGGGATGATACAAGCGAGTATTCCTATATTTACACTAATATTAGCGACCATCATATTACGAGAAAAACCTGCTTTGAAACAAATACTATCCATCATCATTTCAGTTTCTGGGGTTATGATCATCATATCTATGAATGGTGT
Proteins encoded in this region:
- a CDS encoding carboxymuconolactone decarboxylase family protein gives rise to the protein MNKYENGLTIREAVIGKVASQLVSESLTDIAPILDQKTLLVFHEAETRGILDMKQREMITITSLLTQGDTSSQLKIHIQGALNVGLRREEIVETFIHCLPYVGFPRVLNAISVAKAVFGDK
- a CDS encoding dihydrolipoyl dehydrogenase family protein yields the protein MYQYDVTFIGSGHANWHAAVTLAQAGKKVAIVEHDVVAGTCTNYGCNAKYLLDTPFEFLDGLARYEQAGIATNGSISWEQLMAYKEREIPTYAPMMEGVFDNMNIDLLKGHGRLVDTHVVGIDEAEVTSDYIVIGTGQRSNHLNITGSEYLRDSRDFLSLAKMPKHITFIGAGIIAMEFATMAAKLGSEVHIVEYADKALMAYQDSYVKTVVNKLTAEGVTFHFGESVNQVLAVNDTYQVSTAAGLTIDTEYVLDATGRISNVENIGLETVGISYNRSGIEVNDHLQTTVPHVFASGDVVDKLIPRLTPTASFESDYIASFILGATTEAIQYPVVPNIVFTFPRIAQVGVSLKEANADKDTYTVFEVPFGKQLQFQTKLEDDAHMTFIVNQDKELVGASLLSNEAGDLINFLTLVINKKITAKDLNQMIFAFPGTSSGLINTLKTILR
- a CDS encoding GNAT family N-acetyltransferase, producing MEFIQFNSQNSGLYTQSVALRNHALYGDIGMPPLSEDGKQIEKENLFFGAVTSDRLVGTVSFYELSKGHFQLVSMAIDATYQAKGTGTKLVNFAFESMIDSVESADDGQSVNLVVTTNAREKALHFYERLGFISDGAITVDPAHHGIRHLPMKNILLVKNRE
- a CDS encoding MarR family winged helix-turn-helix transcriptional regulator, which codes for MFREFPKLTNQLCYAIYNTNRMLNQFYKKKLLAFDLTYTQYIVLLVLWEKDNIKLYELGDTLELSSNTLTPLLKRLEEKGYLRRIQPEKDKRQLVIQLTQAGQALQLEIQSVLNACFSEEIDFSPEVMQQMVADNVRLTQAIKADM
- a CDS encoding MerR family transcriptional regulator, with product MKQTYKISDIATLTGLSIPTLRYYEEIGLLHPARNATNYRVFTDDDLRWIAFIKRAKATGMSLTKIIAYARLREKGDSTILDRINILVEQEMILQLEQDKLQAHITFLQDKKAYYENLLDDTKK